One genomic window of Tenacibaculum tangerinum includes the following:
- a CDS encoding NRDE family protein, whose translation MCTVTYLPLGNNDFILTSNRDEDPKRKTIAPKTYTEDGVQLTYPKDELAGGTWIGVSEKNRLICLLNGGFTKHQRAQSYRMSRGVIVKQLLKVENPVEVINHFDFSGIEPFTIILVDWNENLQAYELVWDGVEKHFQELDGTPKIWSSSTLYTDEMKQLRKKWLAEWLAAHPNYLQSDILAFHQDATKGTPEISLKMRRTHVETVSVTSVKKNSNAIKVTYLDLLD comes from the coding sequence ATGTGTACGGTAACGTATTTACCTTTAGGGAATAATGATTTTATATTAACCTCTAATAGAGACGAAGACCCAAAACGAAAAACAATTGCACCTAAAACATATACAGAAGATGGGGTACAATTAACCTATCCTAAAGATGAGTTGGCGGGAGGCACTTGGATTGGTGTAAGTGAAAAAAATAGATTGATTTGTTTGTTAAATGGTGGGTTTACCAAACATCAAAGAGCGCAGTCTTACCGAATGAGTAGAGGGGTTATTGTAAAGCAATTATTAAAAGTTGAGAATCCTGTGGAGGTAATTAATCATTTTGATTTTTCTGGAATAGAACCTTTTACCATTATTTTGGTCGATTGGAATGAGAATTTACAAGCCTATGAATTGGTTTGGGATGGAGTAGAAAAACATTTTCAAGAGTTAGACGGAACTCCTAAAATTTGGTCGTCTTCTACACTCTATACTGATGAAATGAAACAGCTAAGAAAAAAGTGGTTGGCAGAGTGGTTGGCAGCGCACCCCAATTATCTTCAATCAGACATCCTCGCTTTTCATCAAGATGCAACCAAGGGAACTCCTGAAATTTCGTTAAAAATGAGACGGACTCATGTAGAAACAGTAAGTGTTACATCTGTAAAGAAAAACTCAAATGCGATTAAAGTAACTTATTTAGATTTATTGGATTAG
- the apaG gene encoding Co2+/Mg2+ efflux protein ApaG — protein sequence MFQQVTKGIKISVKTSFLGAVYRGEQQYNAFSYFISIENNSKDTVQLLERFWVIFDALNDIEYVEGEGVVGETPILQPNDIYNYRSNCFLLSTTGAMGGNYKMINTETLEEFLVIIPTFQLTTTPTLN from the coding sequence ATGTTTCAACAAGTAACAAAAGGCATAAAAATTTCTGTAAAAACCTCTTTTTTGGGAGCTGTTTACAGAGGAGAACAGCAATATAATGCTTTTAGTTATTTTATTTCTATAGAAAACAACTCTAAAGACACCGTACAACTCTTAGAGCGATTTTGGGTTATTTTCGATGCTTTGAACGATATAGAGTATGTAGAAGGAGAAGGGGTTGTTGGCGAAACACCAATCTTACAACCCAATGATATTTACAATTATCGATCTAACTGTTTTTTATTATCTACTACGGGTGCTATGGGAGGGAACTATAAAATGATAAATACTGAAACTCTTGAAGAGTTTTTAGTAATTATTCCAACTTTTCAACTAACTACTACTCCTACTTTAAACTAA
- a CDS encoding DUF3667 domain-containing protein, with product MTKKNTIVVVKDASCLNCGYPFTHNEKFCPECGQKNKGKKITFGSFIREVFAGFFSWDAKFWKTLIPLIISPGTVSKNYIDGKRSRYTNPFRFYITTSVIFFLIVNLTDSYNDFKNLNNDKKQNANAAILGVQDAFYDSKKDSVAAIVLDELKNKKIDSTLTANELDSVVNIDSIIKNKKPFLNVAGKEIKINRMLTFQKEYPEVPVNDALDSLQIKKTFSNRFWYSRTELINSFFSKTETQKALVKQFLSYSSVALFILLPLFTLSLKLLYFRRKFTYIEHLVFVFHTQTVFFILISIFYILDFIGDSNYTTNIFLLLFMIYLFIAMKKFYNQGYFKTFIKYCIANTLFFILGAMAFVFISFAVFALY from the coding sequence ATGACAAAGAAAAATACTATAGTAGTTGTCAAAGACGCTAGCTGTTTAAACTGTGGATATCCTTTTACACATAACGAAAAATTCTGTCCAGAATGCGGTCAAAAAAATAAAGGTAAAAAAATAACCTTTGGTAGTTTTATTCGTGAAGTATTTGCAGGTTTTTTTTCATGGGATGCTAAATTTTGGAAAACATTAATTCCTTTAATTATAAGTCCTGGAACAGTTTCGAAAAATTATATTGATGGAAAAAGAAGCAGGTATACCAACCCATTCCGTTTTTATATCACTACTTCTGTAATTTTCTTTTTAATCGTTAATTTAACTGATAGTTACAACGATTTTAAAAACTTAAATAACGATAAAAAACAGAATGCTAACGCTGCCATTTTAGGAGTACAAGATGCTTTTTACGATAGTAAAAAAGATTCTGTTGCAGCGATTGTATTAGACGAGTTAAAAAACAAAAAAATAGATTCTACACTAACCGCCAATGAACTAGATTCTGTAGTGAATATCGATTCAATAATAAAAAATAAAAAACCTTTTTTAAATGTTGCTGGTAAAGAAATAAAAATAAACAGGATGCTTACTTTTCAAAAAGAATACCCAGAAGTACCTGTAAATGACGCATTAGATAGCTTACAAATTAAAAAAACATTTTCTAATAGGTTTTGGTATTCTCGAACTGAATTAATAAATAGTTTTTTTTCAAAAACAGAAACTCAAAAGGCATTAGTAAAGCAGTTTTTATCATACTCATCAGTAGCTTTGTTTATATTGCTTCCGCTGTTTACATTATCGTTAAAGCTTTTGTATTTTAGAAGAAAGTTTACCTACATAGAACATTTGGTATTTGTTTTTCATACACAAACAGTTTTTTTTATACTGATTTCAATTTTTTATATTCTAGATTTTATTGGAGATAGTAATTACACAACAAACATTTTTCTACTTCTGTTTATGATTTATCTATTCATTGCTATGAAAAAATTTTATAATCAGGGGTATTTTAAAACATTTATAAAATACTGCATAGCAAATACCTTGTTTTTTATATTAGGTGCTATGGCTTTTGTATTTATTTCATTTGCTGTTTTTGCTTTGTACTAA
- a CDS encoding type IX secretion system plug protein — protein MIKKELFILALLAAVSVFGQNIKTVQLRPKNNPNFYAPIVRLGRVLELSFDDLEGDSKQYQYKIEHMTHDWKPSSMTSNQYIEGFNQNEILNFTNSFNTLQSYTHYSVEIPNQNTIITKSGNYLISVINEEYEVVFTRRCVFYEDITAVGVAVFNSRDASTANRQQTVQFIVNHPTLQINIPTQEVHVSLFQNHNWNTAITNLEPVFIKPQQLLYNHTVKTNFWGGNEFLNFDTKFIRNASLNVARVEEKEVYHSYLYTDEPRAEKTYTYNPDINGQFVVRTTERNVAYNQDDTEADYSLVHFSLDAFEPYENKDVFVYGAFNNYQLSEENRMTYDASQQIYKAVIPFKQGFYNYSYVTLDRNNNINLHEIDGSFYQTENEYTAIVYYRPFGGIYDRVVGVGYGFFNQNR, from the coding sequence ATGATAAAAAAAGAACTATTTATACTTGCTCTTTTAGCAGCAGTGTCTGTCTTTGGACAAAACATAAAAACGGTACAGTTAAGGCCTAAAAATAATCCTAATTTTTATGCTCCAATTGTTCGTTTAGGAAGGGTGTTGGAACTTTCTTTTGATGATCTCGAGGGAGATAGTAAGCAATATCAATATAAAATTGAGCATATGACACACGACTGGAAGCCTAGCTCAATGACAAGCAATCAGTATATTGAAGGATTTAATCAAAATGAAATACTCAATTTTACAAATTCGTTTAATACCTTACAATCGTATACACACTATTCGGTTGAAATTCCCAATCAAAACACGATTATTACCAAAAGTGGTAATTATTTAATTTCAGTTATTAATGAAGAGTATGAAGTGGTTTTTACCAGACGCTGTGTTTTTTATGAAGACATTACCGCCGTTGGTGTTGCTGTTTTTAATAGTAGAGATGCATCAACAGCCAACCGACAACAAACGGTGCAGTTTATTGTAAATCACCCAACACTTCAAATAAATATCCCTACCCAAGAAGTTCATGTTTCCCTTTTTCAAAATCATAACTGGAATACGGCTATTACAAACCTTGAACCTGTTTTTATAAAGCCTCAGCAGTTATTGTACAATCACACTGTGAAAACCAACTTTTGGGGTGGGAATGAGTTTTTAAATTTCGATACTAAGTTTATTAGAAATGCTAGTTTAAATGTTGCCAGAGTTGAAGAAAAAGAGGTGTATCACAGTTATCTTTATACTGATGAGCCTAGAGCAGAGAAAACATATACCTACAATCCTGATATCAACGGACAGTTTGTGGTGAGAACAACTGAGCGTAATGTTGCCTATAATCAAGACGATACTGAAGCCGACTATTCGCTAGTTCATTTTTCATTAGATGCTTTCGAGCCTTACGAAAACAAAGATGTTTTTGTTTATGGTGCTTTTAACAACTACCAGCTTTCTGAAGAAAATCGAATGACTTATGATGCGTCGCAGCAGATTTATAAAGCCGTTATACCTTTTAAACAAGGCTTCTATAACTACAGTTATGTTACCTTAGATCGTAACAATAATATTAATTTACACGAGATTGACGGTTCTTTTTATCAAACTGAAAATGAGTATACTGCTATCGTATATTACCGACCTTTTGGTGGTATTTACGATAGAGTAGTTGGAGTAGGCTATGGTTTTTTTAACCAAAATAGATAG
- the hemW gene encoding radical SAM family heme chaperone HemW: MAGIYLHIPFCKQACYYCDFHFSTSLKKKAVLVTCLVKELELRKGELQSEAIETIYFGGGTPSLLSIEEIQLLIDTIHENYKVVPNPEITLEANADDVSKNQLIQLYKTPINRLSIGIQSFFEEDLQLMNRAHNAQEAKECLSMAIRYFDNITIDLIYGIPNMSNERWRENLQIAFDFGINHISSYALTVEPKTALYSFIKQGKYPDVDEAVAKAHFDILVAETAKNGFVHYEISNFGKPNYFSKHNTSYWLGKKYMGIGPSAHSFNKTHRSWNIPNNAKYIKAIQQGKLPSEEEKLTVNNQFNEYLMTGLRTIWGVSLEKIAQEFGEELKIELLHNAEKFINQDLLTIEYDTLHSKEEILKTTEKGKFLADGLASELFII; this comes from the coding sequence TTGGCAGGAATTTACCTACATATCCCATTTTGTAAGCAAGCATGTTACTATTGCGACTTTCATTTTTCTACTTCCTTAAAAAAGAAAGCAGTGTTGGTTACTTGCTTAGTAAAAGAATTAGAATTACGAAAAGGAGAATTACAAAGTGAAGCAATAGAAACGATTTATTTTGGAGGCGGAACACCAAGTTTATTATCTATTGAAGAAATACAATTGTTGATAGATACTATTCATGAAAATTACAAGGTAGTTCCAAACCCAGAAATTACCTTAGAAGCCAATGCCGATGATGTATCTAAGAATCAACTAATCCAATTATATAAGACGCCAATTAACCGCTTAAGTATCGGAATTCAATCTTTTTTTGAAGAAGACTTACAGTTAATGAACCGTGCGCACAATGCACAAGAAGCCAAAGAATGCTTGTCTATGGCGATTCGCTACTTTGATAATATAACGATTGATTTGATATACGGAATTCCGAATATGTCGAATGAGCGATGGAGAGAAAACTTACAAATTGCTTTTGATTTCGGAATTAATCATATTTCATCCTACGCACTTACTGTAGAGCCAAAAACAGCCTTGTACTCGTTTATCAAACAAGGAAAATACCCAGATGTTGACGAAGCTGTAGCCAAAGCACATTTTGATATTTTGGTGGCAGAAACGGCTAAAAACGGATTTGTTCACTACGAAATTTCTAACTTTGGAAAACCCAACTATTTTTCAAAACACAATACGAGTTACTGGTTAGGAAAAAAATATATGGGCATTGGTCCGTCAGCACATTCTTTTAATAAAACGCATCGTAGTTGGAATATACCCAACAATGCCAAATATATTAAGGCTATTCAACAAGGAAAACTTCCTTCCGAAGAAGAAAAACTTACTGTAAATAATCAGTTTAATGAATATTTAATGACAGGCTTACGAACTATTTGGGGAGTATCGTTAGAAAAAATTGCGCAAGAATTTGGAGAAGAGCTTAAGATAGAACTACTTCATAATGCTGAAAAATTTATCAACCAAGACTTATTAACTATTGAGTACGATACCCTGCACAGTAAGGAAGAAATTTTAAAAACAACCGAAAAAGGAAAGTTTCTAGCAGACGGATTGGCTAGTGAGTTATTTATAATTTAG
- the pruA gene encoding L-glutamate gamma-semialdehyde dehydrogenase, with amino-acid sequence MGKGFFHVPTAINEPVKAYAPGSPEREAVSKQYKEYFNGSVDVPMYIGNEEVRTGNTRNMTPPHDHQHVVGQYHIGDKSHAEKAIANALEARKAWAQMPWEQRAAIFLRAAELIAGPYRAKINAATMIAQSKTIHQAEIDAACELIDFLRFNVEYMSDIYDEQPNSDEGIWNRVEYRPLEGFVYAITPFNFTAIAANLPASAAMMGNVVVWKPSDSQIFSAKVIVDVFKEAGVPDGVINVIYGDPVEITDVVLASPDFAGIHFTGSTYVFKELWKKIGENIHTYKTYPRIVGETGGKDFIIAHPSANPKQVATGISRGAFEFQGQKCSAASRVYLPKSLAEETLNYVKEDIASFKMGSPEDMSNFITAVIHEGSFDKLAKYIDQAKADADAEIIAGGNYDKSKGYFVEPTVILTTNPKYTTMETELFGPVVTVYVYEDADWAETLQLVDGTSEYALTGAVFSTDRYAIAEATKALENCAGNFYVNDKPTGAVVGQQPFGGARASGTNDKAGSAQNLLRWVSPRLIKETFVSPTDYRYPFLG; translated from the coding sequence ATGGGAAAAGGATTTTTTCACGTACCAACTGCCATCAATGAACCGGTAAAAGCATACGCTCCTGGATCGCCAGAGCGTGAAGCCGTTTCAAAACAATACAAAGAATATTTTAACGGATCTGTAGATGTACCTATGTACATCGGTAACGAAGAAGTTAGAACAGGAAATACTCGCAATATGACGCCTCCGCACGATCATCAACATGTGGTAGGACAGTATCATATAGGCGATAAATCGCATGCTGAAAAAGCCATTGCGAATGCTTTAGAAGCTCGTAAAGCATGGGCACAAATGCCATGGGAACAACGAGCGGCTATCTTTTTGCGTGCTGCTGAGTTAATTGCAGGTCCTTACCGTGCAAAGATTAACGCTGCTACGATGATTGCGCAATCAAAAACCATTCACCAAGCTGAAATTGATGCTGCTTGTGAGTTGATTGACTTTTTACGTTTTAACGTAGAATATATGTCTGATATTTACGACGAACAACCTAATTCTGATGAGGGAATTTGGAACCGTGTGGAGTACCGTCCGTTAGAAGGATTTGTATATGCTATTACACCTTTTAACTTTACTGCCATTGCAGCAAACTTGCCTGCATCGGCAGCGATGATGGGGAACGTAGTGGTTTGGAAACCATCAGACAGTCAAATTTTCTCTGCGAAAGTGATTGTAGATGTATTTAAAGAAGCGGGTGTGCCAGACGGTGTAATTAATGTAATTTACGGAGACCCTGTTGAAATTACCGATGTGGTATTGGCATCTCCTGATTTTGCTGGAATCCACTTTACAGGTTCTACCTATGTATTTAAGGAGTTATGGAAAAAGATTGGTGAAAACATTCATACCTATAAAACATACCCTAGAATTGTAGGAGAAACGGGTGGTAAAGATTTTATCATTGCACATCCTTCTGCGAATCCAAAACAAGTAGCTACAGGAATTTCTCGTGGTGCTTTTGAATTCCAAGGACAAAAATGTTCGGCAGCTTCAAGAGTATACTTGCCAAAATCGCTAGCAGAAGAAACATTGAACTATGTAAAAGAAGATATTGCTTCTTTTAAAATGGGTTCTCCAGAAGACATGAGTAACTTTATTACAGCAGTAATTCACGAAGGTTCTTTTGATAAGTTAGCAAAATATATCGACCAAGCGAAAGCAGATGCTGATGCGGAAATTATTGCAGGTGGTAACTACGATAAATCGAAAGGATATTTTGTTGAGCCAACGGTTATCTTAACGACCAACCCTAAATATACTACTATGGAAACAGAATTATTCGGTCCTGTAGTAACGGTTTATGTGTACGAAGATGCCGATTGGGCGGAGACTTTACAATTGGTTGATGGAACTTCTGAATATGCCTTAACAGGTGCGGTATTCTCTACAGACCGTTATGCGATTGCAGAAGCTACTAAAGCATTAGAAAACTGTGCGGGTAACTTCTATGTAAACGATAAGCCAACAGGTGCGGTGGTAGGACAACAACCTTTTGGTGGGGCAAGAGCTTCAGGAACGAATGACAAAGCAGGGTCTGCTCAAAACTTATTACGTTGGGTATCGCCTCGTTTAATCAAAGAAACTTTTGTTTCTCCAACCGATTACCGTTACCCTTTCTTAGGATAA
- a CDS encoding MFS transporter, translated as MKKLYFNYLNTFKGLSTEVWWLSLITLINRAGTMVIPFLSLYLRESLHFTLNDVGWIMSCFGLGSVVGSWLGGKLSDKIGFYKVMEISLFLTGILFITLQFVHSFAGFCIGIFLVMLVADTFRPAMFVALNTYSKPENKTRSVTLIRLAINLGFSAGPAVGGLIITSIGYSGLFWVDGITCILATVLLMNVLHPKKVRPLDEEKETNPISIFSDKAFWVFFVGMFIFGFIFLQYFSTMPLYYKDVHHLTELEIGLLLGLNGLIIFLLEMPLIKWLEDSEYTKEFLMFIGLFLTGLSFVVINLTGWMGILFVGMLLMTVGEMIAFPFSNAFVMERAKKGKQGEYMAYYSIAFSMSHIFGHNSGMQLISHIGFDNTWNFMILLSVIGLVFLLILIRMIKKEKTIA; from the coding sequence ATGAAAAAACTCTACTTTAACTATTTGAACACCTTTAAAGGGCTCTCAACCGAAGTTTGGTGGCTGTCGTTAATAACACTTATAAATAGGGCGGGAACGATGGTGATTCCGTTTTTATCGTTGTATTTGAGAGAAAGTTTACATTTTACATTGAATGATGTGGGATGGATTATGTCTTGCTTCGGATTGGGTTCTGTGGTGGGTTCTTGGCTAGGAGGGAAGTTAAGCGATAAAATAGGTTTTTACAAAGTAATGGAAATCAGTTTATTCTTAACAGGGATACTTTTTATTACATTGCAATTTGTACACTCATTTGCAGGATTCTGTATCGGTATTTTTTTGGTGATGTTGGTAGCAGATACCTTTAGGCCAGCCATGTTTGTTGCGCTGAATACCTATAGTAAACCAGAAAATAAAACACGCTCGGTAACCCTAATTCGTTTGGCTATTAATCTGGGGTTTTCAGCAGGTCCTGCAGTAGGAGGGCTTATTATAACCTCAATAGGGTATAGTGGATTGTTTTGGGTAGATGGAATTACCTGTATTTTAGCTACTGTACTGTTAATGAATGTATTGCATCCTAAGAAAGTAAGACCGTTAGATGAAGAAAAAGAAACCAACCCCATATCGATATTCTCAGATAAAGCCTTTTGGGTGTTTTTTGTAGGAATGTTTATTTTCGGTTTTATCTTTCTACAGTATTTTTCTACCATGCCCTTGTACTATAAAGACGTACATCACTTAACAGAGTTAGAAATAGGTCTGTTATTGGGGCTAAACGGGTTGATTATATTTCTGTTAGAAATGCCTTTAATAAAGTGGTTAGAAGATAGTGAATACACCAAAGAATTTTTAATGTTTATAGGTTTATTTCTAACAGGGTTAAGCTTTGTGGTAATTAATTTAACTGGTTGGATGGGAATTTTATTTGTAGGAATGTTATTAATGACTGTTGGAGAAATGATTGCTTTCCCTTTTTCAAATGCTTTTGTAATGGAACGAGCTAAAAAAGGAAAACAAGGTGAGTATATGGCGTATTATAGTATTGCATTTTCAATGTCACATATATTTGGGCACAATTCAGGAATGCAATTGATAAGTCATATTGGATTTGATAATACTTGGAATTTTATGATTCTATTGTCGGTAATTGGACTAGTGTTTTTGTTGATATTAATTCGAATGATAAAGAAAGAAAAAACTATAGCATGA
- a CDS encoding VOC family protein, whose translation MNLNQVTIPSLDVITSVAFYKKLGLHLIVDASPKYVRFEVPDGEATFSIHQVEKLPGGEGVVLYFEDAHLDALVARLQQKGIQFTQLPKDRTWLWREAHLLDPDGNKLIFYKAGKNRKNPPWRIN comes from the coding sequence ATGAATTTAAACCAAGTAACCATTCCGTCTCTCGATGTAATAACATCTGTAGCATTTTATAAAAAATTAGGCTTGCATCTTATCGTAGATGCAAGCCCTAAATATGTTCGATTTGAAGTACCTGATGGCGAGGCAACCTTTTCAATTCATCAAGTAGAAAAACTTCCTGGAGGAGAAGGAGTTGTGTTGTATTTTGAAGATGCTCATTTAGATGCATTAGTGGCGAGATTGCAACAAAAAGGAATTCAATTTACGCAGTTGCCAAAAGATCGAACTTGGTTGTGGAGAGAGGCTCATTTATTAGACCCAGATGGAAATAAACTAATTTTTTATAAAGCGGGCAAGAACAGAAAAAATCCACCTTGGCGAATCAATTAA
- a CDS encoding YifB family Mg chelatase-like AAA ATPase, protein MLVKVYGSAVFGIEATTITVEVNIDKGIGYHLVGLPDKAVSESSYRISAALANNNYKLPGKKIIINMAPADIRKEGAAYDLTLAMGILAASSQIKSEYIDEYIIMGELSLDGSLQPIKGALPIAIKAREEGFKHFILPKENAKEAAIVNDLNVLGVHNIMEVIHHFDGNKQIEPTTVDTRAEFYKHIDFPEFDFADVKGQESIKRCMEIAAAGGHNIILIGPPGAGKTMLAKRLPSILPPMTIHEALETTKIHSVVGKVKNTGLLYQRPFRSPHHTISDVALVGGGQYPQPGEISLAHNGVLFLDELPEFKRTVLEVMRQPLEDREVTISRARFTVNYPSSFMLVASMNPSPSGYFNNPDSPVTSSPAEMQRYLSKISGPLLDRIDIHIEVTPVPFDKLSDERKGESSVRIRERVTLAREIQTKRFKEFENIHYNAQMNVKQIREFCKLSEESKNLLKIAMEKLNLSARAYDRILKVSRTIADLASSKDIQSEHITEAIQYRSLDREGWLG, encoded by the coding sequence ATGCTAGTAAAAGTCTATGGAAGTGCTGTTTTTGGTATTGAAGCTACCACCATTACTGTCGAAGTAAATATTGATAAAGGTATCGGCTATCATTTAGTTGGATTACCCGATAAAGCCGTAAGTGAAAGTTCTTACAGAATTTCTGCTGCTTTAGCCAACAATAACTACAAACTCCCTGGAAAGAAAATTATTATTAACATGGCACCTGCCGACATTCGTAAAGAAGGTGCTGCGTATGATTTAACGCTTGCCATGGGAATCTTAGCTGCTTCCAGTCAAATAAAATCAGAATATATCGACGAATATATTATTATGGGAGAACTTTCTTTAGATGGAAGTTTACAACCCATAAAAGGAGCCTTGCCAATTGCCATTAAAGCACGTGAAGAAGGTTTTAAACATTTTATCCTTCCGAAAGAAAATGCCAAAGAAGCCGCTATTGTGAATGATTTAAACGTTCTTGGAGTACATAACATTATGGAAGTTATTCATCATTTCGATGGTAACAAACAAATTGAACCGACCACTGTTGATACCCGTGCTGAGTTTTACAAACATATCGACTTTCCTGAGTTTGATTTTGCCGATGTGAAAGGGCAAGAATCTATAAAACGTTGTATGGAAATTGCCGCCGCTGGCGGACATAATATTATTCTTATTGGACCTCCTGGAGCGGGAAAAACCATGTTAGCGAAACGGCTTCCTTCTATTCTGCCCCCTATGACCATACACGAAGCTTTAGAAACTACTAAGATACATTCGGTTGTAGGAAAAGTAAAAAATACGGGGTTATTATACCAACGTCCCTTTCGAAGTCCTCACCATACCATTTCTGACGTAGCACTCGTAGGTGGCGGACAATATCCGCAGCCTGGAGAAATATCTTTGGCACATAATGGGGTGTTATTTTTAGATGAGCTTCCAGAGTTTAAACGCACCGTTTTAGAGGTAATGCGTCAACCTTTAGAAGATAGAGAAGTTACCATATCTCGAGCTCGTTTTACAGTAAACTATCCCAGTAGTTTTATGCTGGTAGCGAGTATGAACCCGAGCCCTTCGGGGTATTTTAACAATCCCGATTCGCCTGTTACCTCATCCCCTGCCGAAATGCAACGTTATTTAAGTAAGATTTCTGGCCCTTTATTAGATAGAATTGACATTCATATTGAAGTAACTCCTGTACCATTTGATAAACTTTCCGATGAACGAAAAGGAGAAAGTAGTGTACGCATTAGAGAACGAGTTACACTTGCCCGTGAAATACAAACAAAACGATTTAAGGAATTTGAAAACATTCACTACAATGCCCAGATGAATGTAAAGCAAATTCGTGAGTTTTGTAAGCTATCAGAAGAAAGTAAAAATTTGTTAAAAATCGCTATGGAAAAATTAAACTTGTCTGCTAGAGCGTATGATAGAATTTTAAAAGTGTCTCGTACTATTGCCGATTTAGCATCCTCTAAAGATATACAATCAGAACATATTACAGAAGCTATTCAATACAGAAGTTTAGACCGAGAAGGTTGGTTGGGTTAA
- a CDS encoding cyclase family protein yields MIATIEHNSRKHKIDLSKPLDISIAIDMSRENVNAWYLDEPKIYPVTDGEWVGSVQQGADVNFNNIQFNPHSHITHTECVGHITEKVHSVNKNLKKFFFFAEVVTIAPEQLKNNDFVISKKQLQYALGNKKREAIVIRTLPNLSEKKSAKYSNTNPPYVLEEAAIYLREKGIEHLLIDVPSVDKEKDEGKLLAHNAFWNTHGALRMQATITEFIYIPNTIKDGTYFLNLMIAPFENDASPSKPMLYEII; encoded by the coding sequence ATGATAGCAACAATTGAACACAACTCGAGAAAACACAAAATAGATTTATCAAAACCATTAGATATATCCATAGCCATTGATATGTCTAGAGAAAACGTAAATGCTTGGTATTTAGACGAGCCAAAAATTTACCCTGTTACTGACGGAGAGTGGGTAGGAAGTGTTCAGCAAGGAGCCGATGTAAATTTTAACAACATACAATTCAATCCACATTCGCATATTACACATACAGAGTGTGTGGGACATATTACCGAAAAAGTACATTCTGTAAATAAGAACTTAAAAAAGTTTTTCTTTTTTGCTGAAGTGGTAACTATAGCACCAGAGCAATTAAAAAACAACGATTTTGTAATTTCTAAAAAACAACTTCAGTACGCTTTAGGAAACAAAAAAAGAGAAGCCATTGTTATTAGAACCCTTCCAAATTTATCAGAAAAAAAATCCGCTAAGTACTCTAATACAAATCCACCCTATGTATTAGAAGAAGCGGCAATATATTTAAGAGAAAAAGGAATTGAACATTTGTTAATCGATGTACCATCGGTAGACAAAGAAAAAGACGAAGGAAAATTGTTAGCACATAATGCCTTTTGGAATACACATGGAGCCCTTAGAATGCAAGCAACCATAACAGAATTTATATACATTCCCAATACCATAAAAGACGGAACTTATTTTTTAAACTTAATGATTGCACCTTTTGAAAACGATGCTAGCCCCAGTAAACCAATGCTTTACGAAATTATTTAA